In the Sarcophilus harrisii chromosome 1, mSarHar1.11, whole genome shotgun sequence genome, one interval contains:
- the LOC100930505 gene encoding zinc finger protein 345: MRRRRTLSCPPTQGRQPTSPRKLCTSKKSFRVPFSRESGAAAVFRHFHSRGSSLRRRNSARGPCVPGCREWGRERGRPRPRRRERGTLVSLGPVEREAASAERAAPAQWLLGAGPRPAPPPPRARPLIGPPSRARRGSQSASEEEDVMAPISHLRGKSRQGSVNFQDVAVNFTAEEWGHLRPAQKELYREVMLEIYGHLVCLGLATSKPEVIQQLEQGQAPWRPGEGTSRSSPADWETRLENKELGSTLGIFMEESSRRKLRVESPCVLNLKEPWDCDSNLKNLQNREKPRRVKIIYRKCPSKVKSREYNKNGRNSDVESKLSESIIPEDKKNGKSLSNRSERINNHRLQTEEKPYACNECGKTFLWSTELSHHQKIHTEEKPFECKGCGKAFRWNSQLILHEGIHSGEKPFECEECGKAFRLRSQLTLHQRIHTGEKPFECNKCGKAYRLSSQLTLHQRIHTGEKPYKCKVCGKAFHLSGRLTVHQRIHTGEKPYGCNECGKAFLMRSQLIAHQRIHTGEKPYECNECGKVFRLSGQLTVHQRIHTGEKPCECKECGKSFRLQSQLTVHQRIHTGEKPYECNECGRAFRRNLELTLHQILHTGEKPFKCDECGKAFGHRTKLTVHQRIHTGEKRYECNECGKAFYQSGQLILHQRIHTGEKPCECKECGKAFRLQSQLTVHQRIHTGEKPFECNECGKCFQWRSLIIVHQRIHTGEKPFECNECGKAFRLQSQLTSHQRIHTGEKPYECNECGKDFQWRSLLAVHQRIHTGEKPFKCNECGKAFRLSGQLTSHQKVHTGKDPYECNECGKTFCRRSHLIGHKRYHSREKLYENDGWERPFDVV; encoded by the exons ATGCGCAGGCGCAGAACTCTTTCCTGCCCTCCCACCCAAGGACGCCAGCCTACATCTCCCAGAAAGCTTTGCACATCCAAAAAGAGCTTTAGAGTCCCTTTCAGCCGGGAGAGTGGAGCCGCTGCCGTCTTTCGTCACTTCCACTCCCGCGGCTCCTCCCTCCGTCGGCGGAACTCAGCTCGGGGTCCCTGTGTCCCGGGCTGCCGTGAGTGGGGGCGGGAGCGCGGCCGGCCGAGGCCGCGCCGAAGGGAAAGGGGGACATTGGTAAGCCTCGGGCCGGTGGAGCGGGAGGCCGCCAGCGCGGAGCGGGCCGCGCCTGCGCAGTGGCTTCTGGGCGCTGGGCCTAggcccgccccgccccctccgcGGGCCCGCCCTCTCATTGGTCCCCCTAGCAGGGCCCGGCGCGGGAGCCAATCAGCGTCGGAAGAGGAGGACGTCATGGCCCCCATCTCACACCTGAGAGGCAAGTCTCGCCAG GGCTCCGTGAACTTCCAGGACGTGGCCGTGAACTTCACGGCTGAGGAGTGGGGGCACCTGCGCCCGGCCCAGAAGGAGTTGTACCGGGAGGTGATGCTGGAGATCTACGGGCACCTGGTGTGCCTGG GACTTGCGACATCCAAACCCGAGGTGATCCAGCAGCTGGAACAAGGGCAAGCTCCCTGGAGGCCCGGGGAAGGCACCTCCCGAAGCAGCCCTGCCG atTGGGAAACTAGACTTGAAAACAAAGAGTTGGGTTCAACGCTGGGCATATTTATGGAAGAATCTTCCCGGAGAAAACTCAGAGTGGAGAGTCCTTGTGTCTTAAACTTGAAAGAACCTTGGGATTGTGATTCCAATCTAAAGAATCTACAAAATCGTGAGAAACCTCGCAGAGTAAAAATCATCTATAGGAAATGTCCCAGTAAAGTGAAAAGTCGTGAATATAATAAGAATGGCAGAAATTCTGATGTAGAATCAAAACTTTCAGAATCGATCATTCCTGAGGATAAGAAGAATGGGAAATCACTTAGTAATCGTTCAGAACGTATTAATAACCATAGATTACAGACTGAAGAGAAACCTTATgcatgtaatgaatgtgggaaaactttccTTTGGTCAACAGAACTTAGCCACCATCAAAAAATTCATACTgaagagaaaccttttgaatgcaAAGGTTGTGGGAAGGCCTTCCGCTGGAATTCACAACTCATTCTACATGAGGGAATCCAtagtggagagaaaccttttgaatgtgaAGAATGTGGAAAGGCCTTTCGTCTGAGGTCACAGCTTACGTTACACCAgcgaatccacactggagagaaaccttttgaatgcaACAAATGTGGGAAAGCATACAGGCTGAGCTCACAACTTACTCTacaccagagaattcatacaggagagaaaccttataaatgtaaagtATGTGGGAAGGCATTTCACCTGAGTGGACGGCTTACAGTacaccagagaattcatactggagagaaaccttatgggtgtaatgaatgtggaaaggccttcCTCATGAGGTCACAGCTTATTGCacaccagagaattcacactggagagaaaccttatgagtgCAACGAATGTGGGAAAGTCTTTCGCCTGAGTGGACAACTTACTGTACaccaaagaattcatactggagagaaaccttgtGAATGTAAAGAATGTGGGAAGTCCTTCCGTCTTCAGTCACAGCTTACCGTCcaccagagaatccacactggggagaaaccttatgaatgtaatgaatgtgggagaGCCTTCCGCCGGAACTTAGAACTTACTTTACACCAGATccttcatactggagaaaaaccttttaaatgtgatgaatgtggaaaggcctttGGCCACAGGACAAAACTTACTgtccatcagagaattcacactggagagaaacgttatgagtgtaatgaatgtgggaaggccttttACCAGAGTGGACAGCTTATTTTacaccagagaattcatactggagagaaaccttgtgaatgtaaagaatgtgggaaggccttccgGCTGCAGTCACAGCTTACCGTCcaccagagaatccacactggggagaaaccttttgaatgtaacgAGTGTGGGAAGTGCTTTCAGTGGAGGTCTCTAATTATAgtgcatcagagaattcatactggagagaagccttttgaatgtaatgaatgtggaaaagccttccgCCTCCAGTCACAGCTTACTTCACACCAGAGAATTCATACCGGAGAAAAACCGTatgagtgtaatgaatgtggaaaggacTTTCAGTGGAGGTCTCTGCTCGCAgtccatcagagaattcatacaggagagaaaccttttaaatgtaatgaatgtgggaaagccttccgCCTCAGTGGTCAGCTTACTTCACACCAGAAAGTTCATACAGGAAAGGatccttatgaatgtaatgaatgtggaaagaccTTTTGCAGGAGATCTCATCTCATTGGACATAAGAGATATCATAGTAGAGAAAAACTTTATGAAAATGATGGATGGGAAAGGCCCTTTGATGTAGTATAG